The following coding sequences are from one Gossypium hirsutum isolate 1008001.06 chromosome A12, Gossypium_hirsutum_v2.1, whole genome shotgun sequence window:
- the LOC107916737 gene encoding WPP domain-interacting tail-anchored protein 1 isoform X2, whose product MDADILHEEGVSGDEFNSMELEAGSSRADILDGISSGGEVNEEFGRANEILTRVELDLACSSEKLVNLSVLTMHLATRETDFESFMSEKDNMQVESMEKALEFDLLSGILDSEVKELNKFMEHLETYIISSREAISSFKHLGETFFKMEEKLLDSEESLKQSRDQVSEIKMQAADFHRILSCLHGNENSDRLSSGNTKIKMQTIEQQRHILRMLEKSLAREIDLEKKFAESRQIEEELKPRIHTLEEGMVSMEEETMDVSERLFEAQNAAVVFMGISKELLGRLQLAQFNLNNSTHRETELRSKLEESTVKLKAKESALRTLQSSDTRLSDFVQAQVDTLKEKLTEVEKKFILADSEAFTMREKADSLEKQLKESELNLSNAKASLDESREQHDALYSLINTLENDTADLKAKLFEAEKRAHNAESKCKLIVETNTELIEELSLLKGQDLTSEKVDFLEMQLKESEIRLLNAVASAEASQEKQNMLYSTIGDMENLIEDLKLKVSKAENRADSAEDKCIILSETNSELSEELRFLRGRLGCLEASLNQAEEMKMATARDIGIRTQLIANLLMQLGMERERLHQQISGLATENKVLIVKLKQTYKDHSIVQSHENKGNVKDFLFSKQDSTAAPARETKEEITKSSVGGSEPDKTTESVGESEVKPTDGTSQDETVRTIDARLLSFKHISLALLVLLASTAAAYYFQKRKSPFY is encoded by the exons ATGGATGCTGATATCCTTCACGAAGAAGGTGTTTCTGGTGATGAATTCAATAGTATGGAACTGGAGGCAGGATCAAGTAGAGCTGACATACTTGACGGGATATCATCTGGTGGAGAGGTGAATGAAGAATTTGGAAGGGCTAACGAGATTCTAACAAGAGTGGAGTTAGATTTAGCATGTTCCTCCGAGAAATTGGTTAACTTAAGTGTACTTACAATGCATTTGGCAACTAGGGAAACTGACTTCGAATCATTTATGTCAGAAAAAGACAATATGCAGGTTGAATCTATGGAGAAAGCTTTGGAATTTGATCTCTTATCAGGAATTTTAGATTCAGAGGTTAAAGAACTGAATAAATTTATGGAGCATCTTGAAACTTACATTATTAGTTCCCGTGAAGCGATATCTTCATTTAAGCACTTGGGAGAAACTTTCTTCAAAATGGAGGAAAAGCTACTTGATTCTGAAGAATCCTTGAAGCAGTCACGAGATCAAGTCTCAGAAATTAAGATGCAGGCTGCTGATTTCCACAGGATTTTATCATGTCTTCATGGAAATGAAAACA GTGATCGATTGTCTAGTGGTAATACAAAGATAAAAATGCAAACTATTGAACAGCAAAGGCATATTTTGAGAATGCTGGAGAAATCTTTGGCTAGGGAAATTGACCTGGAAAAGAAGTTTGCAGAATCTAGGCAAATTGAGGAGGAGCTGAAACCAAGGATACACACGTTAGAAGAAGGGATGGTCAGCATGGAGGAAGAGACGATGGATGTTAGTGAAAGGTTGTTTGAAGCACAGAATGCAGCGGTGGTGTTTATGGGGATTTCAAAGGAGCTATTGGGTCGACTCCAACTTGCCCaatttaatttgaataactcAACTCATCGAGAAACTGAGTTAAGATCAAAGCTTGAAGAGTCCACAGTGAAGTTGAAAGCCAAAGAAAGTGCATTGCGGACGCTTCAAAGTAGTGATACTAGACTCAGTGATTTTGTTCAAGCGCAGGTAGACACCTTAAAAGAAAAGTTGACTGAAGTTGAAAAAAAGTTTATTCTTGCTGATTCTGAGGCGTTCACTATGCGTGAGAAGGCAGATTCATTAGAGAAGCAACTGAAAGAGTCTGAATTGAACTTGTCAAATGCAAAAGCTTCTCTTGATGAAAGTCGGGAACAACATGATGCTTTATATTCTCTGATCAATACATTGGAAAATGATACTGCTGATTTGAAAGCGAAATTATTTGAAGCTGAAAAAAGAGCACATAATGCTGAATCCAAATGCAAATTAATAGTTGAGACTAACACGGAACTTATTGAAGAGCTGAGTCTTCTTAAAGGCCAGGATCTTACATCTGAAAAGGTGGACTTTCTTGAGATGCAATTGAAGGAATCTGAGATCCGGTTATTGAATGCTGTAGCTTCTGCTGAAGCTAGTCAGGAGAAGCAAAATATGTTGTATTCTACCATTGGAGATATGGAAAATCTAATTGAGGATCTAAAGCTAAAGGTTTCTAAAGCTGAAAATAGAGCTGACAGTGCAGAAGATAAGTGTATCATATTATCTGAAACTAATTCAGAGCTAAGTGAAGAATTGCGCTTCTTGAGGGGTAGACTGGGTTGCTTGGAGGCATCTCTAAATCAGGCTGAGGAAATGAAAATGGCAACTGCTAGGGACATAGGCATTCGTACTCAACTGATAGCAAATTTGCTTATGCAACTGGGCATGGAAAGAGAGCGCCTTCACCAGCAG ATATCTGGATTAGCCACGGAAAATAAAGTTTTGATAGTAAAGTTGAAGCAAACATACAAGGACCACTCTATTGTTCAGAGCCATGAGAATAAGGGAAATGTCAaagattttttgttttcaaagcaAGACTCCACAGCTGCTCCTGCAAGAGAAACTAAAGAAGAAATAACCAAATCATCAGTCGGTGGTTCTGAG CCGGACAAGACTACTGAATCAGTTGGTGAGTCCGAAGTGAAACCCACAGATGGCACGTCACAGGACGAGACTGTGAGGACAATAGATGCAAGATTGCTTAGCTTCAAGCACATTTCCTTGGCATTGCTCGTTTTGCTAGCTTCAACAGCAGCAGCTTATTATTTCCAGAAGCGGAAAAGCCCTTTTTATTGA
- the LOC107916737 gene encoding WPP domain-interacting tail-anchored protein 1 isoform X1, whose amino-acid sequence MDADILHEEGVSGDEFNSMELEAGSSRADILDGISSGGEVNEEFGRANEILTRVELDLACSSEKLVNLSVLTMHLATRETDFESFMSEKDNMQVESMEKALEFDLLSGILDSEVKELNKFMEHLETYIISSREAISSFKHLGETFFKMEEKLLDSEESLKQSRDQVSEIKMQAADFHRILSCLHGNENRNDENGVNVSEGDRLSSGNTKIKMQTIEQQRHILRMLEKSLAREIDLEKKFAESRQIEEELKPRIHTLEEGMVSMEEETMDVSERLFEAQNAAVVFMGISKELLGRLQLAQFNLNNSTHRETELRSKLEESTVKLKAKESALRTLQSSDTRLSDFVQAQVDTLKEKLTEVEKKFILADSEAFTMREKADSLEKQLKESELNLSNAKASLDESREQHDALYSLINTLENDTADLKAKLFEAEKRAHNAESKCKLIVETNTELIEELSLLKGQDLTSEKVDFLEMQLKESEIRLLNAVASAEASQEKQNMLYSTIGDMENLIEDLKLKVSKAENRADSAEDKCIILSETNSELSEELRFLRGRLGCLEASLNQAEEMKMATARDIGIRTQLIANLLMQLGMERERLHQQISGLATENKVLIVKLKQTYKDHSIVQSHENKGNVKDFLFSKQDSTAAPARETKEEITKSSVGGSEPDKTTESVGESEVKPTDGTSQDETVRTIDARLLSFKHISLALLVLLASTAAAYYFQKRKSPFY is encoded by the exons ATGGATGCTGATATCCTTCACGAAGAAGGTGTTTCTGGTGATGAATTCAATAGTATGGAACTGGAGGCAGGATCAAGTAGAGCTGACATACTTGACGGGATATCATCTGGTGGAGAGGTGAATGAAGAATTTGGAAGGGCTAACGAGATTCTAACAAGAGTGGAGTTAGATTTAGCATGTTCCTCCGAGAAATTGGTTAACTTAAGTGTACTTACAATGCATTTGGCAACTAGGGAAACTGACTTCGAATCATTTATGTCAGAAAAAGACAATATGCAGGTTGAATCTATGGAGAAAGCTTTGGAATTTGATCTCTTATCAGGAATTTTAGATTCAGAGGTTAAAGAACTGAATAAATTTATGGAGCATCTTGAAACTTACATTATTAGTTCCCGTGAAGCGATATCTTCATTTAAGCACTTGGGAGAAACTTTCTTCAAAATGGAGGAAAAGCTACTTGATTCTGAAGAATCCTTGAAGCAGTCACGAGATCAAGTCTCAGAAATTAAGATGCAGGCTGCTGATTTCCACAGGATTTTATCATGTCTTCATGGAAATGAAAACA GGAATGATGAAAATGGTGTGAATGTCTCTGAAGGTGATCGATTGTCTAGTGGTAATACAAAGATAAAAATGCAAACTATTGAACAGCAAAGGCATATTTTGAGAATGCTGGAGAAATCTTTGGCTAGGGAAATTGACCTGGAAAAGAAGTTTGCAGAATCTAGGCAAATTGAGGAGGAGCTGAAACCAAGGATACACACGTTAGAAGAAGGGATGGTCAGCATGGAGGAAGAGACGATGGATGTTAGTGAAAGGTTGTTTGAAGCACAGAATGCAGCGGTGGTGTTTATGGGGATTTCAAAGGAGCTATTGGGTCGACTCCAACTTGCCCaatttaatttgaataactcAACTCATCGAGAAACTGAGTTAAGATCAAAGCTTGAAGAGTCCACAGTGAAGTTGAAAGCCAAAGAAAGTGCATTGCGGACGCTTCAAAGTAGTGATACTAGACTCAGTGATTTTGTTCAAGCGCAGGTAGACACCTTAAAAGAAAAGTTGACTGAAGTTGAAAAAAAGTTTATTCTTGCTGATTCTGAGGCGTTCACTATGCGTGAGAAGGCAGATTCATTAGAGAAGCAACTGAAAGAGTCTGAATTGAACTTGTCAAATGCAAAAGCTTCTCTTGATGAAAGTCGGGAACAACATGATGCTTTATATTCTCTGATCAATACATTGGAAAATGATACTGCTGATTTGAAAGCGAAATTATTTGAAGCTGAAAAAAGAGCACATAATGCTGAATCCAAATGCAAATTAATAGTTGAGACTAACACGGAACTTATTGAAGAGCTGAGTCTTCTTAAAGGCCAGGATCTTACATCTGAAAAGGTGGACTTTCTTGAGATGCAATTGAAGGAATCTGAGATCCGGTTATTGAATGCTGTAGCTTCTGCTGAAGCTAGTCAGGAGAAGCAAAATATGTTGTATTCTACCATTGGAGATATGGAAAATCTAATTGAGGATCTAAAGCTAAAGGTTTCTAAAGCTGAAAATAGAGCTGACAGTGCAGAAGATAAGTGTATCATATTATCTGAAACTAATTCAGAGCTAAGTGAAGAATTGCGCTTCTTGAGGGGTAGACTGGGTTGCTTGGAGGCATCTCTAAATCAGGCTGAGGAAATGAAAATGGCAACTGCTAGGGACATAGGCATTCGTACTCAACTGATAGCAAATTTGCTTATGCAACTGGGCATGGAAAGAGAGCGCCTTCACCAGCAG ATATCTGGATTAGCCACGGAAAATAAAGTTTTGATAGTAAAGTTGAAGCAAACATACAAGGACCACTCTATTGTTCAGAGCCATGAGAATAAGGGAAATGTCAaagattttttgttttcaaagcaAGACTCCACAGCTGCTCCTGCAAGAGAAACTAAAGAAGAAATAACCAAATCATCAGTCGGTGGTTCTGAG CCGGACAAGACTACTGAATCAGTTGGTGAGTCCGAAGTGAAACCCACAGATGGCACGTCACAGGACGAGACTGTGAGGACAATAGATGCAAGATTGCTTAGCTTCAAGCACATTTCCTTGGCATTGCTCGTTTTGCTAGCTTCAACAGCAGCAGCTTATTATTTCCAGAAGCGGAAAAGCCCTTTTTATTGA
- the LOC107916737 gene encoding WPP domain-interacting tail-anchored protein 1 isoform X3, with protein MQVESMEKALEFDLLSGILDSEVKELNKFMEHLETYIISSREAISSFKHLGETFFKMEEKLLDSEESLKQSRDQVSEIKMQAADFHRILSCLHGNENRNDENGVNVSEGDRLSSGNTKIKMQTIEQQRHILRMLEKSLAREIDLEKKFAESRQIEEELKPRIHTLEEGMVSMEEETMDVSERLFEAQNAAVVFMGISKELLGRLQLAQFNLNNSTHRETELRSKLEESTVKLKAKESALRTLQSSDTRLSDFVQAQVDTLKEKLTEVEKKFILADSEAFTMREKADSLEKQLKESELNLSNAKASLDESREQHDALYSLINTLENDTADLKAKLFEAEKRAHNAESKCKLIVETNTELIEELSLLKGQDLTSEKVDFLEMQLKESEIRLLNAVASAEASQEKQNMLYSTIGDMENLIEDLKLKVSKAENRADSAEDKCIILSETNSELSEELRFLRGRLGCLEASLNQAEEMKMATARDIGIRTQLIANLLMQLGMERERLHQQISGLATENKVLIVKLKQTYKDHSIVQSHENKGNVKDFLFSKQDSTAAPARETKEEITKSSVGGSEPDKTTESVGESEVKPTDGTSQDETVRTIDARLLSFKHISLALLVLLASTAAAYYFQKRKSPFY; from the exons ATGCAGGTTGAATCTATGGAGAAAGCTTTGGAATTTGATCTCTTATCAGGAATTTTAGATTCAGAGGTTAAAGAACTGAATAAATTTATGGAGCATCTTGAAACTTACATTATTAGTTCCCGTGAAGCGATATCTTCATTTAAGCACTTGGGAGAAACTTTCTTCAAAATGGAGGAAAAGCTACTTGATTCTGAAGAATCCTTGAAGCAGTCACGAGATCAAGTCTCAGAAATTAAGATGCAGGCTGCTGATTTCCACAGGATTTTATCATGTCTTCATGGAAATGAAAACA GGAATGATGAAAATGGTGTGAATGTCTCTGAAGGTGATCGATTGTCTAGTGGTAATACAAAGATAAAAATGCAAACTATTGAACAGCAAAGGCATATTTTGAGAATGCTGGAGAAATCTTTGGCTAGGGAAATTGACCTGGAAAAGAAGTTTGCAGAATCTAGGCAAATTGAGGAGGAGCTGAAACCAAGGATACACACGTTAGAAGAAGGGATGGTCAGCATGGAGGAAGAGACGATGGATGTTAGTGAAAGGTTGTTTGAAGCACAGAATGCAGCGGTGGTGTTTATGGGGATTTCAAAGGAGCTATTGGGTCGACTCCAACTTGCCCaatttaatttgaataactcAACTCATCGAGAAACTGAGTTAAGATCAAAGCTTGAAGAGTCCACAGTGAAGTTGAAAGCCAAAGAAAGTGCATTGCGGACGCTTCAAAGTAGTGATACTAGACTCAGTGATTTTGTTCAAGCGCAGGTAGACACCTTAAAAGAAAAGTTGACTGAAGTTGAAAAAAAGTTTATTCTTGCTGATTCTGAGGCGTTCACTATGCGTGAGAAGGCAGATTCATTAGAGAAGCAACTGAAAGAGTCTGAATTGAACTTGTCAAATGCAAAAGCTTCTCTTGATGAAAGTCGGGAACAACATGATGCTTTATATTCTCTGATCAATACATTGGAAAATGATACTGCTGATTTGAAAGCGAAATTATTTGAAGCTGAAAAAAGAGCACATAATGCTGAATCCAAATGCAAATTAATAGTTGAGACTAACACGGAACTTATTGAAGAGCTGAGTCTTCTTAAAGGCCAGGATCTTACATCTGAAAAGGTGGACTTTCTTGAGATGCAATTGAAGGAATCTGAGATCCGGTTATTGAATGCTGTAGCTTCTGCTGAAGCTAGTCAGGAGAAGCAAAATATGTTGTATTCTACCATTGGAGATATGGAAAATCTAATTGAGGATCTAAAGCTAAAGGTTTCTAAAGCTGAAAATAGAGCTGACAGTGCAGAAGATAAGTGTATCATATTATCTGAAACTAATTCAGAGCTAAGTGAAGAATTGCGCTTCTTGAGGGGTAGACTGGGTTGCTTGGAGGCATCTCTAAATCAGGCTGAGGAAATGAAAATGGCAACTGCTAGGGACATAGGCATTCGTACTCAACTGATAGCAAATTTGCTTATGCAACTGGGCATGGAAAGAGAGCGCCTTCACCAGCAG ATATCTGGATTAGCCACGGAAAATAAAGTTTTGATAGTAAAGTTGAAGCAAACATACAAGGACCACTCTATTGTTCAGAGCCATGAGAATAAGGGAAATGTCAaagattttttgttttcaaagcaAGACTCCACAGCTGCTCCTGCAAGAGAAACTAAAGAAGAAATAACCAAATCATCAGTCGGTGGTTCTGAG CCGGACAAGACTACTGAATCAGTTGGTGAGTCCGAAGTGAAACCCACAGATGGCACGTCACAGGACGAGACTGTGAGGACAATAGATGCAAGATTGCTTAGCTTCAAGCACATTTCCTTGGCATTGCTCGTTTTGCTAGCTTCAACAGCAGCAGCTTATTATTTCCAGAAGCGGAAAAGCCCTTTTTATTGA